Proteins co-encoded in one Timaviella obliquedivisa GSE-PSE-MK23-08B genomic window:
- a CDS encoding pentapeptide repeat-containing protein, producing the protein MLCLRLVAFWLVLILSTCPPAWADWTNPLSYSNASLPKHDFSGQEIQGSEFSNAHLEQANFTGADARGTVFSASTMTQAKLHGADLTNAMADQVNFTGADLSDVNFTEAILLRSTFKNADIAGADFSDAILDGAQVKELCQRAEGINSQTGVETRESLGCP; encoded by the coding sequence ATGCTTTGTCTCCGCCTGGTCGCTTTCTGGCTGGTTCTCATTCTTTCTACTTGCCCTCCTGCCTGGGCAGATTGGACAAATCCTTTGTCTTATAGCAATGCCTCGCTGCCGAAACACGACTTTTCGGGGCAAGAAATTCAAGGCTCAGAATTTTCTAACGCTCACTTAGAGCAAGCAAACTTTACAGGTGCCGATGCCAGGGGTACCGTTTTCAGCGCCTCTACAATGACGCAGGCAAAGCTCCACGGTGCAGATTTGACCAATGCGATGGCAGATCAGGTTAACTTCACAGGGGCAGATTTGAGCGATGTTAACTTTACTGAGGCAATTTTGCTGCGATCGACCTTTAAGAATGCTGATATTGCAGGAGCAGACTTTAGCGATGCTATTTTAGATGGTGCACAGGTAAAAGAGCTATGTCAGCGAGCAGAGGGAATCAATTCTCAGACAGGAGTTGAAACCCGTGAGTCGTTAGGATGTCCTTAA
- a CDS encoding tetratricopeptide repeat protein, with protein MKGRLLGLLIGLSLLPMPNGLAQLPSLSIGADSAPMTPEGQLTLGIQRIQQGQLDQAIAAFQQSATLDPSFAPAHYNLGLAYRQRGQLQESASSFYQAIQSDPNMALAYANLGAALLEGSNVRQAEEYLQRAIALDPDLGLAHYNLGLTQQQQGNTEGAIAEFQQAIQLSPNAPEPAFHLGQIYWQQGKKEEAIAAFQKAVTISPKYPEAHYSIGSILLQQNQPDQALAAFRRSAEANPDYANAYYGAGLVFMSQKQYADAQQVLQYAIDLFMAQNNSQWAENASQLLQQAQNPSS; from the coding sequence ATGAAGGGGCGATTACTGGGCTTATTGATAGGACTCTCTTTGCTACCGATGCCTAACGGGTTGGCGCAATTACCGTCTCTTAGCATCGGGGCTGACTCTGCGCCAATGACACCAGAGGGGCAACTCACTTTGGGGATTCAACGCATTCAGCAAGGACAGTTAGACCAGGCGATCGCTGCCTTTCAGCAATCGGCGACCCTCGACCCCAGCTTTGCTCCTGCCCACTACAATTTGGGGCTAGCCTACCGCCAGCGCGGTCAGCTTCAAGAGTCGGCAAGCTCCTTTTACCAAGCCATTCAGTCTGATCCGAATATGGCGTTGGCATACGCTAACTTGGGGGCGGCGCTACTAGAGGGCAGCAACGTTCGGCAGGCAGAAGAATATTTGCAGCGGGCGATCGCCCTTGATCCTGACCTGGGTTTAGCGCACTACAACCTGGGCTTAACGCAGCAACAGCAGGGCAACACAGAAGGGGCGATCGCTGAATTTCAGCAGGCAATTCAACTGAGTCCTAACGCTCCGGAGCCAGCATTTCATTTAGGGCAAATTTACTGGCAGCAAGGAAAGAAAGAGGAAGCGATCGCTGCCTTCCAAAAAGCAGTCACTATTAGCCCCAAATACCCAGAAGCCCACTACAGCATTGGCTCTATTCTGCTACAACAAAACCAGCCTGACCAAGCATTAGCAGCATTTCGGCGATCGGCAGAAGCCAACCCTGATTATGCCAATGCGTACTATGGTGCGGGGCTAGTCTTTATGAGCCAAAAGCAGTACGCCGATGCTCAACAAGTGCTTCAATATGCGATCGATTTATTCATGGCACAGAACAATTCCCAATGGGCAGAGAATGCAAGTCAATTATTACAACAAGCGCAAAACCCAAGTTCTTAG
- a CDS encoding pentapeptide repeat-containing protein, translated as MRAFAILAIFFSIVASLVGWAVSSQAARAHRISQLLGSKDCSKCDLDGADLTKANLQDANLEDSSMRGASLSGASLKGASLIRAILSEANLTKADLSGSILTEAILNGVKLRQANLSEAQLSKAYLGDSNLEDATFDNADLRGADLSRVNLSRARLRDTNLGEVNLSRADLRRSDLRRADLGDADLRNARFNGADLTRANLSRADLTRADLPRAILKDTNFSDADLSSANLTGADLSNAYMGEVDLSNANLTGANLSTVNLSRANLTGANLTGANLTGANLRRAVLTGANLTGIDMATIKLCKTTLPDEKVTNRDCQS; from the coding sequence ATGCGTGCTTTCGCAATTCTGGCGATTTTCTTCAGCATTGTGGCAAGCTTGGTCGGTTGGGCTGTTTCGAGTCAGGCAGCTAGGGCACATCGAATTAGCCAACTTTTAGGCAGCAAAGACTGCTCCAAGTGCGATTTAGATGGAGCCGACCTCACTAAAGCCAATTTGCAGGATGCCAACCTAGAAGATTCTAGTATGAGAGGCGCTAGCTTATCTGGGGCAAGTCTCAAAGGTGCTAGTCTAATTCGGGCAATTCTGAGCGAAGCCAATTTAACCAAGGCAGATTTGAGCGGTAGCATTCTCACAGAAGCAATTTTGAACGGCGTTAAACTTAGGCAAGCAAACTTAAGCGAAGCTCAACTGAGTAAAGCTTACCTGGGCGATAGCAATCTAGAAGATGCCACTTTCGATAATGCCGACTTGCGAGGAGCCGATCTCTCTCGGGTTAATCTGTCGAGGGCGCGTTTGCGAGACACGAACCTGGGAGAAGTGAACTTGAGTCGGGCAGATTTGCGGCGATCGGATTTACGGCGAGCAGATTTGGGCGATGCTGATTTGCGAAATGCCCGGTTTAATGGCGCAGACTTAACGCGGGCCAATTTATCGAGGGCTGATTTAACCCGGGCTGATTTGCCAAGAGCAATCTTGAAAGACACCAATTTTAGTGATGCAGACCTGAGTAGTGCAAATTTGACTGGCGCTGATTTAAGTAATGCCTATATGGGCGAAGTTGATTTGAGCAATGCTAACTTAACCGGAGCGAACCTGAGCACGGTTAACTTAAGTCGAGCGAACTTGACGGGAGCAAACTTGACGGGAGCGAACTTAACGGGGGCAAACCTGCGCCGAGCAGTCTTGACCGGGGCAAATTTAACAGGCATTGATATGGCGACAATTAAGTTGTGCAAGACGACGTTGCCCGATGAAAAGGTCACGAATCGAGATTGTCAGTCTTAG
- a CDS encoding glycosyltransferase family 9 protein — protein sequence MRVVALIPGGVGEQILFFPTLDGLKQKYPDAEIDVVVEPRAKAAYRVSKSVNDVITFDFKDRSSPADWANLLGVIRDRYYDAALSLRQNWGTGLLLWLTGVPTRIGSEGSAGKYFLTDIVPFNAEQYSAQSNYDLLQGVGVEAACPPVSISVPKSDLDWAEAEQKRLGIKGSGYVLMYPGKGLLADGETSYPVANWLTIIQDFQQKQPDMPLVLVKQTEDLETVTALTQAVPSLKVTKPADVGKLSAIVAGANLMICPNSVPMHLAIALQVYTLALFGSSSSSQFLPQSDKFIAIQSPRRSIADIQPDQILQKVWGG from the coding sequence ATGCGGGTAGTAGCTCTTATTCCTGGTGGAGTTGGCGAACAGATCCTTTTCTTCCCAACCCTAGATGGTCTTAAACAGAAGTATCCCGATGCCGAGATTGATGTGGTGGTGGAGCCAAGGGCAAAAGCCGCCTATCGGGTATCTAAGTCTGTGAACGATGTAATTACGTTTGACTTCAAAGACCGGAGCAGCCCTGCCGATTGGGCAAATTTGCTGGGGGTGATTCGCGATCGCTACTACGATGCCGCTCTATCTTTGCGCCAGAACTGGGGAACCGGATTGTTGCTTTGGCTGACTGGCGTTCCCACCCGGATTGGCTCTGAGGGCAGCGCAGGCAAGTATTTCCTCACTGATATTGTTCCTTTCAACGCTGAACAGTACAGTGCCCAGTCTAACTACGATTTGCTCCAAGGCGTTGGCGTTGAAGCAGCTTGCCCTCCCGTTTCTATTAGCGTTCCTAAAAGCGATCTTGATTGGGCTGAAGCTGAGCAAAAGCGTTTAGGCATTAAGGGATCAGGCTATGTGTTGATGTATCCTGGCAAAGGTCTGCTGGCAGACGGTGAAACCAGTTATCCGGTTGCCAACTGGCTAACCATTATTCAAGATTTTCAGCAAAAACAGCCCGACATGCCTCTAGTACTAGTTAAGCAAACAGAGGACTTAGAGACGGTGACTGCCCTGACTCAGGCTGTGCCTAGCCTGAAGGTGACGAAGCCCGCAGATGTCGGCAAACTGTCGGCAATAGTAGCTGGCGCAAATTTAATGATTTGTCCCAACAGCGTGCCGATGCACTTGGCGATCGCCCTCCAAGTCTATACTCTTGCCCTCTTCGGTTCTTCCTCCTCTTCCCAGTTTCTTCCCCAAAGCGACAAATTTATCGCCATCCAATCTCCCCGTCGCAGCATCGCCGATATCCAACCGGATCAAATTTTGCAAAAGGTTTGGGGAGGTTAA
- the rlmD gene encoding 23S rRNA (uracil(1939)-C(5))-methyltransferase RlmD yields the protein MNPWQQGQLLETTIDDLSNSGDGVGRWEGRVIFVPDTVVGDRISVRLVRVKPQYAYGKLHKILEPSSHRIRPGCIVADKCGGCQWQHIDYAYQREAKRNLVMQDLERIGGFSNPPVDALLSILEATSLEEMGFGYRNKVTYPLARSATKQVQAGYYQKGTHQLINLNQCPIQDVRLNPLLAEVKQDLYKRGWSIYNEEQHRGKLRHLGLRIGRRTGEILLTLVSTDGNLPGLDEQAEEWLGRYPELVGISVNINRDRGNAIFGKETRCIAGQSYLQEEFAGLKFQIQPTTFFQVFTEQAEALLLAIAAELNLQGHEILVDAYCGIGTLTLPLAKQVRQAIGLEVQPEAVEQAQVNAELNGITNTTFQTGTVETLLAQLEVQPDIVLLDPPRKGCDRQVIDTLLTLLPAQIVYVSCNPSTLARDLKLLCQGGYRLSRVRPADFFPQTAHVECVAFLVRDEA from the coding sequence ATGAATCCTTGGCAACAAGGACAGTTGCTAGAAACAACGATCGACGATTTGAGCAACAGCGGCGACGGGGTGGGTCGTTGGGAAGGGCGGGTGATTTTTGTTCCTGATACGGTAGTGGGCGATCGCATTAGCGTTCGCTTAGTGCGGGTCAAGCCCCAATATGCCTATGGCAAACTCCACAAAATTTTAGAGCCATCGTCCCATCGCATTCGCCCCGGCTGCATTGTTGCCGACAAGTGTGGCGGCTGTCAGTGGCAACACATTGACTATGCCTATCAGCGCGAGGCAAAGCGCAATCTGGTGATGCAAGACTTGGAACGAATTGGCGGCTTCAGCAATCCGCCTGTCGATGCCCTGCTATCAATTCTAGAAGCAACAAGCCTAGAAGAAATGGGGTTTGGCTACCGTAACAAGGTCACATATCCCTTAGCGCGATCGGCAACCAAGCAAGTGCAGGCGGGATACTACCAAAAAGGCACACATCAACTCATCAACTTGAATCAATGTCCGATTCAGGATGTGCGGCTCAATCCTTTGCTGGCAGAAGTAAAGCAAGACTTGTATAAGCGGGGCTGGTCGATTTATAACGAAGAACAGCATCGGGGTAAATTGCGTCATTTGGGGCTACGGATTGGGCGACGAACGGGCGAAATTTTGCTGACGTTGGTGAGTACGGATGGCAACTTGCCTGGACTTGATGAGCAGGCTGAGGAATGGTTGGGGCGTTATCCAGAATTGGTGGGTATTTCGGTAAATATTAACCGCGATCGCGGCAACGCTATTTTTGGCAAAGAGACCCGCTGTATCGCTGGGCAATCTTATCTGCAAGAAGAGTTTGCTGGACTAAAGTTTCAAATTCAGCCGACGACGTTTTTTCAAGTCTTTACCGAGCAAGCGGAGGCGCTGCTGCTGGCGATCGCGGCTGAGCTAAATCTTCAAGGTCACGAAATCCTGGTAGATGCCTACTGTGGGATCGGAACATTGACCCTACCGCTGGCAAAGCAAGTTCGACAGGCGATCGGTTTAGAAGTTCAGCCAGAGGCAGTTGAGCAAGCGCAAGTCAACGCCGAGTTAAATGGCATTACGAACACCACTTTCCAAACAGGAACCGTAGAGACTTTGCTGGCTCAGTTAGAGGTGCAGCCCGATATTGTCTTGCTTGATCCGCCTCGCAAAGGATGCGATCGTCAAGTCATTGACACGTTGCTGACTCTGCTTCCTGCCCAAATTGTTTACGTTAGCTGTAATCCATCCACTCTCGCCCGCGACCTCAAGCTTCTCTGTCAGGGTGGCTATCGACTCAGCCGCGTTCGCCCAGCCGATTTCTTTCCCCAAACTGCCCATGTAGAATGTGTGGCATTCCTGGTGCGCGACGAGGCGTAA
- the lpxD gene encoding UDP-3-O-(3-hydroxymyristoyl)glucosamine N-acyltransferase has product MKFSQLISQLEANQLEANQPKANQPEANQTSLASHPDLDPDLTGAAPVESAPSGSLSYIEGGKFAAQINKTSASALILPQHEPFQIQATQRGIAWVSVAAPRLMFAQAIALFYTPFRPAPGIHPTAIIDPTAVIGAEVSIGAHAVIQAGVTLGNGVCIHPNVVIYPDVQIGDRTLLHANCVIHERSQIGSDCVIHSGAAIGSEGFGFVPTSQGWVKMEQSGYTVLEDKVEVGCNSAIDRPAVGETRISRDTKLDNLVHIAHNCHIGESCALAAQVGLAGGVKTGKGVILGGQVGAANLAYIGDRAQAGAKAGIHGNVEAGAVMMGNPATPYKTFLKSSAIYNRLPEMHQSLKQMQQQIEELQQQMRAMEDDSVRELRENKTPIGCIDLSAP; this is encoded by the coding sequence ATGAAATTTAGCCAACTCATTTCTCAACTAGAAGCCAATCAGCTAGAAGCCAATCAGCCAAAAGCCAATCAGCCAGAAGCTAATCAAACGAGCCTAGCTTCTCACCCTGATCTCGATCCCGATCTAACAGGCGCTGCGCCAGTCGAATCTGCGCCCTCTGGCTCTCTCAGCTACATCGAAGGGGGTAAGTTTGCGGCACAAATCAATAAGACTAGTGCCAGCGCCTTAATTTTGCCGCAGCACGAGCCCTTTCAAATCCAAGCCACTCAACGGGGCATTGCTTGGGTCAGCGTGGCGGCTCCCCGGCTGATGTTTGCCCAGGCGATCGCCCTCTTCTACACGCCCTTCCGTCCTGCTCCTGGCATTCATCCCACTGCCATCATTGACCCCACAGCAGTAATTGGTGCAGAAGTTTCTATCGGAGCACACGCAGTCATTCAGGCAGGCGTGACCTTAGGCAACGGGGTCTGTATTCATCCCAACGTCGTGATTTATCCTGACGTGCAAATTGGCGATCGCACTCTCCTTCATGCCAACTGCGTCATTCACGAACGCAGCCAAATTGGCTCAGACTGCGTGATTCACAGCGGCGCGGCGATTGGTTCTGAAGGTTTCGGCTTTGTCCCGACTAGTCAAGGCTGGGTCAAAATGGAGCAGTCGGGCTACACCGTTTTAGAAGACAAAGTAGAAGTCGGCTGTAACTCGGCGATCGATCGTCCAGCCGTCGGTGAAACCCGGATTTCCCGCGACACCAAACTCGATAATTTAGTCCACATTGCCCACAATTGTCACATTGGTGAAAGCTGTGCATTGGCGGCACAAGTGGGTTTAGCCGGAGGTGTCAAAACAGGTAAGGGCGTGATTTTGGGTGGACAGGTAGGGGCGGCAAACTTGGCTTATATTGGCGATCGTGCTCAGGCGGGGGCAAAGGCGGGCATTCATGGCAACGTCGAAGCGGGCGCGGTGATGATGGGCAACCCAGCCACGCCCTACAAGACGTTCTTAAAATCTTCAGCCATCTACAATCGCTTGCCCGAAATGCACCAATCTCTTAAGCAGATGCAGCAGCAGATCGAGGAGTTGCAGCAGCAGATGAGAGCGATGGAGGATGACTCTGTAAGGGAGTTGCGTGAAAATAAAACCCCAATAGGATGCATTGACCTATCAGCCCCCTAA